A stretch of the Argentina anserina chromosome 6, drPotAnse1.1, whole genome shotgun sequence genome encodes the following:
- the LOC126800386 gene encoding calcium-dependent protein kinase 32-like yields MGNCCVTPPQTGSPLKNKKNKPNPFSVDYVVNNGGKLAVLKDPTGTEIEQTYELGRELGRGEFGITYLCTDKATNEKFACKSISKQKLRTAVDIEDVRREVEIMKHLPKHPNIVSLKDTFEDDNAVHLVMELCEGGELFDRIVSRGHYTERAAAAVTKTIVEVVQMCHKHGVMHRDLKPENFLFGNKKETAPLKAIDFGLSVFFKPGERFNEIVGSPYYMAPEVLRRNYGPEVDVWSAGVILYILLCGVPPFWAETEQGVAQAIIRSVVDFKRDPWPKVSDNAKDLVKKMLDPDPIKRLTAQQVLDHTWLQNAKKAPNVSLGETVRARLKQFSVMNKLKKSALKVIAEHLSQEEVAGIKEGFKILDTSNKGKINIDELKIGLHKLGHQIPDADVQILMEAGDVDNDGHLDYGEFVAISVHLRKMGNDDEHLRKAFDFFDQNKNGYIEVEELRTALANEVDDNIEDVISAIINDVDTDKDGKISYEEFATMMKAGTDWRKASRQYSRERFNSLSLTLMRDGSLENKTESK; encoded by the exons ATGGGTAACTGCTGCGTGACGCCTCCCCAGACGGGCTCGCCgttgaagaacaagaagaacaagCCGAACCCTTTTTCCGTTGACTACGTCGTCAACAACGGCGGGAAGCTCGCCGTGCTGAAGGACCCGACAGGGACAGAAATCGAGCAGACATACGAGCTGGGACGCGAGCTCGGCCGAGGAGAGTTCGGGATTACGTATCTGTGTACTGACAAGGCCACCAATGAGAAGTTTGCCTGCAAGTCGATTTCTAAGCAGAAGCTGAGGACTGCTGTGGATATTGAAGATGTGAGGAGGGAAGTTGAGATCATGAAGCATTTGCCGAAGCATCCTAATATTGTTAGCTTGAAAGATACTTTTGAGGATGATAATGCTGTCCATCTTGTTATGGAGCTCTGTGAGGGCGGTGAGCTTTTTGATCGGATCGTATCGAGGGGCCATTATACTGAGCGTGCGGCTGCTGCTGTCACTAAGACTATTGTGGAAGTTGTTcag ATGTGCCACAAGCATGGTGTGATGCATCGGGATCTTAAACCTGAGAACTTTTTGTTTGGAAACAAGAAAGAAACGGCACCTTTGAAGGCAATTGATTTTGGGTTGTCAGTCTTCTTCAAGCCTG GTGAAAGATTTAATGAAATTGTTGGAAGTCCATACTACATGGCTCCTGAGGTGCTAAGGCGCAATTATGGTCCTGAAGTTGATGTATGGAGTGCTGGAGTTATTCTTTACATCTTACTTTGTGGTGTTCCGCCTTTCTGGGCAG AAACTGAACAGGGAGTTGCACAAGCAATTATACGATCTGTTGTAGATTTTAAGAGGGACCCTTGGCCTAAGGTTTCTGATAATGCAAAAGACCTTGTGAAAAAGATGCTTGATCCTGACCCGATTAAGAGGCTTACAGCTCAGCAAGTTCTAG ATCATACTTGGTTGCAAAATGCAAAGAAAGCTCCAAATGTTTCTTTAGGTGAAACAGTGAGAGCAAGGCTCAAGCAGTTCTCTGTAATGAACAAGCTTAAGAAAAGCGCACTCAAG GTTATAGCCGAGCATTTGTCACAGGAGGAAGTTGCTGGCATAAAAGAGGGATTTAAGATCTTGGATACCAGCAATAAGGGCAAGATTAACATTGATGAGCTAAAAATTGGGTTACATAAACTTGGCCATCAGATTCCTGATGCGGATGTTCAGATCCTAATGGAAGCT GGTGATGTAGATAATGATGGGCATCTGGATTATGGAGAGTTTGTAGCCATTTCTGTTCACCTAAGAAAGATGGGAAATGATGATGAGCACCTTCGCAAAGCATTTGACTTCTTtgatcaaaacaaaaatgggTATATTGAAGTTGAGGAGTTGCGAACTGCCTTGGCTAATGAAGTTGATGACAACATTGAAGATGTTATTAGTGCCATTATCAATGACGTGGATACAGACAAG GATGGAAAGATAAGTTATGAGGAGTTTGCCACAATGATGAAGGCTGGCACAGATTGGAGAAAAGCATCAAGGCAGTATTCGCGGGAACGGTTCAACAGTCTCAGTTTGACATTGATGAGGGACGGATCATTGGAAAATAAAACCGAGAGTAAATGA
- the LOC126800385 gene encoding putative elongation factor TypA-like SVR3, chloroplastic, with amino-acid sequence MEMATTTFHSSSASVSIPNPNSRPHPLSSSLPLSKHLFGFSFPSSSTAKTTTLRLRSRNPTSFAPTPIKCSVSEAAAPVEKKKLSRRGDIRNIAIVAHVDHGKTTLVDSMLRQAKVFRDNQVVQERIMDSNDIERERGITILSKNTSITYKDSKINIIDTPGHSDFGGEVERILNMVEGILLVVDSVEGPMPQTRFVLKKALEFGHAVVVVVNKIDRPSARPDFVINSTFELFIELNATDEQCDFQAIYASGIKGKAGLSPDNLSDDLGPLFEAIMRCIPGPAIEEGPLQMLATNIEYDEHKGRIAIGRLHAGALHKGMDVKVCTSEDSCRFAKVSELFVYEKFNRVPVDSVKAGDICAVCGINDIQIGETIADKTHGTPLPAIRVEEPTVKMAFAINTSPFVGREGKYVTSRNLRDRLARELERNLAMRVEDGETADTFIVSGRGTLHITILIENMRREGYEFMVGPPKVINKRVNDKLLEPYEIATVEVPEEHMGPVVELLGKRRGLMFDMQGGSEGTNILKYKIPTRGLLGLRNAILTASRGTAILNTIFDSYGPWAGDMSTRDLGSLVAFEGGTSTSYALSSSQDRGQMFIAPGVDVYKGQIVGIHQRPGDLSLNVCKKKAATNIRSNKEQSVILDTPLDYSLDDCIEYIQEDELVEVTPASIRMCKNPKFSKKSSR; translated from the exons ATGGAGATGGCAACCACCACCTTCCACTCCTCCTCCGCCTCCGTCTCTATCCCAAACCCTAACTCCAGACCTCACCCCCTCTCCTcttctctcccactctccaAGCACCTCTTCGGTTTCTCCTTCCCTTCTTCCTCCACCGCCAAAACCACCACTCTCCGACTCCGCTCCCGTAACCCTACCTCCTTTGCTCCTACTCCGATCAAATGCTCCGTCTCCGAAGCCGCCGCCCCCGTCG agaagaagaaattgtCGAGGAGAGGTGACATTAGGAACATCGCCATTGTAGCGCATGTTGATCATGGAAAGACGACTCTGGTTGATTCTATGTTGAGGCAGGCCAAG GTGTTTCGTGACAATCAAGTTGTGCAAGAGAGGATAATGGACTCGAATGATATAGAGCGTGAGAGGGGGATTACTATTTTGAGTAAAAACACATCTATTACGTATAAAGATTCCAAGATTAATATTATTGATACTCCTGGACATTCCGACTTTGGAGGGGAAGTCGAGCGCATTCTCAATATGGTCGAAGGGATTCTTCTAGTG GTAGATTCTGTTGAGGGCCCGATGCCACAGACGAGATTTGTTTTGAAGAAGGCTTTAGAATTCGGACATGCTGTAGTTGTCGTTGTCAATAAAATTGACAGGCCTTCTGCTCGTCCGGATTTCGTCATCAATTCCACCTTTGAACTGTTTATTGAGCTCAATGCTACTGATGAACAG TGTGATTTCCAAGCAATATATGCTAGTGGAATTAAAGGTAAGGCGGGGCTATCGCCTGATAATCTGTCAGATGATCTTGGCCCCCTTTTTGAGGCCATTATGAGATGCATCCCTGGACCGGCTATTGAAGAAGGTCCACTACAGATGCTT GCCACAAATATCGAATATGATGAGCATAAAGGACGGATAGCTATTGGACGTTTGCATGCTGGGGCTCTTCACAAAGGAATGGATGTGAAG GTATGTACCTCAGAAGATTCCTGTCGGTTTGCTAAAGTTAGTGAGCTTTTTGTGTACGAGAAGTTCAATAGGGTCCCAGTAGACAGTGTGAAGGCTGGTGATATATGTGCTGTTTGTGGAATTAATGATATTCAG ATTGGCGAGACAATTGCTGATAAGACACATGGGACTCCGTTACCTGCTATTAGGGTGGAGGAACCAACAGTAAAGATGGCTTTTGCTATTAACACTTCTCCATTCGTTGGGCGTGAG gGAAAATATGTTACTAGTAGGAACTTGCGAGATCGGCTTGCGCGTGAGCTTGAGCGTAACTTGGCTATGAGAGTTGAAGATGGTGAAACAGCAGATACCTTCATTGTTAGTGGACGAGGCACTTTGCATATTACCATATTGATTGAGAACAT GCGAAGAGAAGGGTATGAATTTATGGTGGGACCTCCCAAAGTGattaacaaaagggtaaaTGACAAGTTGCTGGAACCTTATGAG ATTGCCACTGTAGAGGTGCCAGAAGAGCACATGGGTCCCGTTGTTGAACTTCTAGGCAAAAGGCGGGGGCTAATGTTTGATATGCAGGGAGG GTCAGAAGGCACAAATATACTCAAATATAAGATTCCAACTCGCGGCCTTCTCGGTTTACGAAATGCAATTCTAACAGCTTCTCGTGGCACAGCTATTCTCAATACAATATTTGATAGCTATGGACCTTGGGCTGGTGATATGAGTACCCGGGATCTGGGTTCACTG GTTGCCTTTGAGGGTGGAACGAGTACTTCTTATGCCCTTTCTAGTTCACAGGATAGAGGGCAGATGTTTATTGCTCCTGGGGTGGACGTTTATAAAGGTCAGATAGTTGGCATCCATCAGCGACCTGGGGACTTATCTCTTAACGTATGCAAGAAAAAGGCTGCAACAAACATCCGTTCCAACAAAGAACAATCAG TAATTCTTGATACCCCACTGGATTACAGTCTGGATGACTGCATTGAGTACATTCAAGAGGATGAATTGGTGGAGGTCACTCCAGCGAGCATCCGGATGTGCAAAAACCCCAAGTTCTCAAAGAAATCATCTAGGTAG